A window of Amaranthus tricolor cultivar Red isolate AtriRed21 chromosome 8, ASM2621246v1, whole genome shotgun sequence genomic DNA:
CTGGACATAGCTACGACATTGCCCCACACCTCATTATACAATCTAATataattcaactaaaaaaagttaaGATTTATAATAGTAGACTCTTGCCTAAACTCCTCCAAACCCCCGATCAAAATATGGACATAATGTCAACATAATCAAAAAGCATTACTCCATTCCTATATCTCAGGCATTCTATCTCCTACAATATGTATTTGATTTACTTGTGGAAGTTCATAGTTATTGTAAATTGATACAAAATTGCATTGACTTTATCATCTTGTTATTGCCTTACTTTCAAAAAGATGGCCTAGGCGCGCCTATCGGGTAATGGGCTTGGCACCTTGATAGGGTTAGGTGAGGCAATTCTTCAAGCCAAGTGTCATATAAATTTTCATACAAGGGCCTGAGGGTGCCTTAGAGCGTCGGTAGAAGGAAAAGCCTCATCTACTAGGCTAACCCATAATTTTCTTCTCTACATCTTTATTTCCCTTCTTGTGAATTTGAGGTATTTTATGGggtttattcatttattttccAGATTTTTAGGCACCTCACGCCTGAAGGCTAGAACCTTCAGGCTTCACCTAGCGGCTTGGCTCTAGAGACCATTGAAGCCTAATAGCCCTTCACACCTCTTATAACTAAGGTTATTACAAAGTATTTCACAATGTTGCAACGATTTTACAAAGGTTCCAGATTAAAACAGGTAACAAATTTAACTCAAACATCCTCAAGGCAGcaaataattgaaaacaaaacagtataaaaagttaaaaaggcTTCAAAACTTTCttaaaatttccaaaaaagTACGAAGAAAAATCGAATGAGCTCACCTCAGCAGAAGCACGAACAGACGGAACAAAATTAGGTTTCAGACGAAAAGATGCTGAAGCGGGAGAGGTGCACGTGAGAGACACGTGACATAAGGAGTTTGAAAACGAGAATAGATTCCTTGGAAGTTTAAGCGAGCACGAAACGGCAGAATTCACTGCGACATTCATCGGAATATAACAACCTTTGCCGgaaattgaattaaattttgcctgaaataaaaaaaaggacaaAAATTGATATATTAAAGAGTGtgattaaattttgaaaaaaaatcaggACTGCAATTTGTTAGGGTTTTTACTTGGGTTACGAAAGAAGCCGCCATTGACGATTGATGAAGATACAAGGAGCTGCGAATATTTTGACGACGGATGACTGTCGAGTGTTGGGTAGTTGACAAGAAACTAAAAGGATTGGAGATAAATGCGAGAAGAATttttttgttagaaataaaaatgcGAGAAGATTTAGTAATGGTTGTAAATGTGtaaaactatgattttattttactaattaaaatatctCATTTTAAGAACTGAATatcattttttgtttataagattTTGAATTCCTCTGTTTTTTAATTCCTTTCTTTAATCTACcgataatcaaaataaatatatatttaaataaaaattcaaacaataatttttaccacCAAAATTTTTTGGAACAAATATTcttttattgaaaaatttattttcccCGTCTCTTCtaattttgttataaataatattttagtttgtttatatGGTTTGCTATATTATCTCTTCCACACAATAATCAACGCAAAACTTCATTAAAGAACATCAACACacttacaaattacaatatcCCACTATTAcccatttttcttttgttagttttattgttttgtgtaCAAATCCGAGGGATATAGGAGTATCATATTTTTTTGAGATGATATAGGAGTATTATATAAGTAATGTTGAATTTTAAAAGAGATAATGAGAGTGCTAgagttaacttttttttttacagaAGTGAAATCGAAGGATTCCCTATTAgttataacaagggaaaaggaaaattaatcCATCGTGTAACAATTAAATCCTTATAAAAGTGttagtttttattatcaatgtaaacacttatagattaaaaaaattactctcAACATATTTAATTTTGCCTTATgatacaattttttttccatACAAAATATCAGTTAAACTTTAAAAGCAAATTTATCGAATCATGACTTGTACACATTCGAGTCTAAATTTTCATGTGCATTAAACTCAAAAGGACATCAAATCCTACATTCCCAATAGAAAGGCTCACCTCACACACTTGAATATTGATTACATGATTACATCCCCAATCACTTCACGAATGGCATTGAGGCTAAGGCGTACAATTCTTCTTAATTCGGCTATTATCCCATTTGGGCTCGTCTCAGATTACCCAAAACTTCCTTACTCTATTCACTCTATTCCAAAATCACCTCATTTCCATGCTTTAGTTGCCAAAATGCCATCTTCTAATGCCATGAATTCTCCTGCTAAAGTCATTGATTCTCACCTCCATGTTTGGGCATCTCCTCAAGAGGTAATTTTTATCCTAAATTTCCTGACTTTTCTATGAATAATTGTCCCAATTTCTctgtttcttttcctttttgatgggtttgtaatttttttgaaaaggcTGCAGATAAATTTCCTTATTTCCCTGGCCAAGAACCCAGCTTGACTGGACATGCTGAATTCTTGTTTGAGgtatcattttgttcaacttttaacCGCACCTTCTAATGTACTGTATTAGACTACTATCTATCATTTCTTGACTTATCTAAGTAATTGTGATATAGCTTAAACTTAAGGTTTGGGGGGCcaaggtgttcattcgggtcatagGTCCGTTTGGATTAGGTGTTTTAGACCAGTTTAAAATCCGATCGTGTCTCCACCTTGATTTTTACCTAATTGTAAATCTATTTTCGAAGTCGGATCAAAGTCGGCTTTAGTCACAAGGTCAGGTAAATATCGGTTTATCGGATcagttttgaacacctctaagcaGAGCTATTAGTGCACAAGGCCTACCACTGACCAGGGTTTAATCTATTGGAGCCTTGGATGTCCTTGAAATGACATTAATAAGTTGACAAAAACAAATTGCAGGAATGATGATATGGATTGCCCTTCTTACCTAAACCCTTGTAATTAAACCTCAAATGATATTCTATTCTGCACAAAGCATTTTGATTATGTTAGGAATGTGCAGATTTTAATGAATTGTGGGAGGAGTTACTGATATGCATGCTTTTGATTGGGTTTTGTGGATTATTGAAGGAGCACTGATGagtatccttttttgtttttgatctGTACCTGTAAATTTTGAGGCAGTGTATGGAAGAAGCAGGTGTAGATGGTGCATTGATTGTGCAGCCAATTAATCACAAGTTTGATCATTCTTATGTCACAAGGTCTGTCTAATATAGTTTCTCTCATCCTTTTACTTTGGTAATTAACCTAATTAGCATAATAACCGATATGGGTCTTAAGAACCTATGGTGATTTCTAATTTGTGATCATGAATTTTGAGGATTAGAAGGTTGATAGCTATGTTGCTCGgattcttcattttgcttcacgtacctatgtccgatccttgataacgctgacattggtatggcacttatagacgtatccgacacctggacacgtaccagtatccaacatcagtcaccaagtccaagtaacataggttgCTAGTCATTATTTGAACTTTCAAACAATTCGATTTCGTCACATCCACCAAATCGTTTATTAGAGCTTCCAAACAAAAGTTCGTTGGTCTTTTTTCTAAACCAAACTAAAGCCGAAGAATCCCCTACAAGCAAGGGGAGGGGGGCATCGAACCTCTGTCTCAAGGGTGTGGAAGGGAAAGGCCGTCAAAAGTTTGTTGGTCTTGGTCTACTATGATTTATGTAAAATTGAATATAGATGACTCATCGTGCTCGCTAATGAGTGTCGATCATAATTAGACAAACTTTTATTCAGCATTTTGGAGAGATACCCATCAAAATTCTCCGGTTGCTGCCTCGCAAATCCAGCGGATGACGGTAGTGGGATAGATCAACTAACAGATCTTGTCAAAAAGGTGACTGCTGTGATCAaccttaaatatacacataCAATGTATTAGCTATTTTTCTTCACATAAATCATTCCTTCTTTGTCAGGATGGATATTGTGCCGTTCGTTTTAATCCATACTTATGGCCATCTGGTCAGAAGGTAATTTTTCATATTGATCGAATCATTTTACTATCGCCTGTTGATTAACTTATTTCGTTCTCCTGTTTGGCACGTCAGTTTTCCTTCACCGATAGTACTTCATAAGTTTCGTCTGAATCACTTGGAAATTacgtttgtatatattgaaataCGGGACATCTTAACTGTGTTTGGATGAATTGACTTCCGCAGATGACAAATGAGGTGGGAAAGGCGATGTTTTCTAAGGCCGGAGAACTTGGTATACCAGTAGGCTTCATGTGTATGAAGGTCACACCCGTTTTACCTTTTCTCATCCTAGTGATACCCATCTCTATACATTCCTCGATAAATTTGTTTTCACACTATCCAATGTAGTattttatcttatatatatatatatatatatatatatatatatatatatatatatatatatatatatatatatatatgcatgatttaaaaaccataaaaagttGATGTGATGAAAATATACAATTAAACTAGAATCTAGATCTCTTCTTATACATTaagaataggaaaaattaccgtgaataatacaacctttcatTAAATTCCCTACGATAATACCAAcgtttgattaaccatgaataacaccaacttaacggggtttttcctagaataagaccaactttaatttattagctaatttaccaatttttttgtcatataatctccaatagtttgatttttaatatgttagGGATATTCTAGGGAAACACCCTCCTAAATTggcattattcatagttaataaaaagttggtattattgtaggaaaatgagtaaaaagttatattattcttggtaatttttcctaaagaaTATAAAGTAAAACAATTGATGTATAGTAGAATCTAGGGAACAAACGTCTTCAACCTTTTTATATCGTTGTACTCGATGCTGAACTTTCAGGGTCTAAATCTACATTTTTCAGAGATTGAGGAATTGTGCACAGAATATCCGTCAACTCCTGTGTTGATAGATCATATGGGGTTCTGCAAATCGCCAACGTACATCTGTTCTTGATAACGTTCATCACTTGCAGCTTCCGAATTCACTTGCCTTTCTAAATTActgaaattgtttttcttttgtatTGCAGTAATGACGATGAACGATTGAGCTTCTCAAATCTTTTGAAGTTATCGCAATTCCCTCAGGTAAGGATTTGGCTATCGTTCATAACAATATGTCACATGATATCATTTTTTCCTTTAAACTATATAGTATAGACATGTATACTTATTACTTTGACTACAAATTGAGCATACTAACTTATCAGTCATTACTCCTTAATTCAGTTTTAGCTAGCCATAACCTCAAAACAAGGAGCCCATATACTAATAATTCATATTAGTTGGG
This region includes:
- the LOC130821292 gene encoding uncharacterized protein LOC130821292; translated protein: MITSPITSRMALRLRRTILLNSAIIPFGLVSDYPKLPYSIHSIPKSPHFHALVAKMPSSNAMNSPAKVIDSHLHVWASPQEAADKFPYFPGQEPSLTGHAEFLFECMEEAGVDGALIVQPINHKFDHSYVTSILERYPSKFSGCCLANPADDGSGIDQLTDLVKKDGYCAVRFNPYLWPSGQKMTNEVGKAMFSKAGELGIPVGFMCMKGLNLHFSEIEELCTEYPSTPVLIDHMGFCKSPTNDDERLSFSNLLKLSQFPQVHVKFSALFRISRESFPYQDLMPSFSQVVSSFGANRIMWGSDFPFVVSECGYKEAKEVVSLIAEQASLSASDVDLIMGGTIMKLFQGHWLSS